The proteins below come from a single Streptomyces tubercidicus genomic window:
- a CDS encoding TIGR03619 family F420-dependent LLM class oxidoreductase, which produces MRIATTIFLTDETIRPDRLGRELEQRGFAGLYLPEHTHIPASRDTPAPMGEPLPREYGRTLDPFIALGQAAAVTERLALGTGITLVTQHDPIDLAKQIATLDFLSGGRFTLGVGYGWNVEEAADHGVEWSTRRELTRDRVALMRALWAAEPTAYKGTFGSVRASHAHPKPVHGAPRILLGGGAGPKLFGQIAGYADGWLPIGGRGLAETLPVLRQAWADAGRTGEPVVVPYAVRPSPGKLAHYRELGLQEVVLQLPPAGEAEVLRTLDDFAQYL; this is translated from the coding sequence ATGCGGATCGCGACCACGATCTTCCTGACCGACGAGACGATCCGGCCGGACCGGCTGGGCCGCGAGCTGGAGCAGCGCGGATTCGCCGGTCTCTATCTCCCGGAGCACACCCATATCCCGGCCAGCCGGGACACCCCCGCCCCCATGGGCGAGCCGCTGCCCCGCGAATACGGCCGTACCCTCGACCCGTTCATCGCCCTCGGCCAGGCCGCCGCGGTCACCGAGCGGCTCGCCCTCGGTACCGGCATCACCCTGGTCACCCAGCACGACCCGATCGACCTCGCCAAGCAGATCGCGACGCTCGACTTCCTCTCCGGCGGCCGCTTCACCCTCGGCGTCGGCTACGGCTGGAACGTCGAAGAGGCCGCCGACCACGGGGTGGAGTGGTCGACCCGGCGGGAGCTGACCCGGGACCGGGTGGCGCTGATGCGCGCCCTGTGGGCGGCGGAACCGACCGCGTACAAGGGCACATTCGGGTCCGTACGGGCGTCCCATGCGCACCCCAAGCCGGTACACGGCGCGCCGCGCATCCTCCTCGGCGGCGGGGCCGGGCCCAAGCTCTTCGGGCAGATCGCCGGGTACGCGGACGGATGGCTGCCGATCGGCGGGCGGGGGCTGGCCGAGACCCTGCCGGTCCTGCGGCAGGCGTGGGCGGACGCCGGGCGCACGGGCGAGCCGGTGGTGGTGCCGTACGCGGTCCGTCCGTCGCCCGGGAAGCTGGCGCACTACCGCGAACTCGGCCTCCAGGAGGTGGTGCTGCAACTGCCGCCCGCCGGGGAGGCGGAGGTGCTGCGGACGCTGGACGACTTCGCGCAGTACTTGTGA
- a CDS encoding VOC family protein: MPRLDHTIVHSTDRFASARFLAELLGVPGPKAFGPFAALKLDNGVALDYAEHVAGGEFVPTHYAFLVTDEEFDGIFGRIKERGLSYWADPMRSKPQQINHRDGGRGVYIFDPDGHAMEFLTKTYSDELLASL; encoded by the coding sequence ATGCCTCGCCTCGACCACACGATCGTGCACAGCACCGACCGCTTCGCCTCCGCCCGGTTCCTGGCCGAGCTGCTCGGCGTACCCGGGCCCAAGGCGTTCGGCCCCTTCGCCGCGCTCAAGCTGGACAACGGGGTGGCCCTCGACTACGCCGAGCATGTCGCGGGCGGCGAATTCGTCCCGACGCACTATGCGTTCCTGGTGACCGACGAGGAGTTCGACGGGATCTTCGGCCGGATAAAGGAGCGCGGTCTGTCCTACTGGGCCGACCCCATGCGCAGCAAGCCTCAGCAGATCAACCACCGGGACGGCGGCCGCGGTGTCTACATTTTTGACCCCGACGGCCACGCCATGGAGTTCTTGACCAAGACGTACTCCGACGAGCTGCTGGCCAGTCTGTAA
- a CDS encoding bifunctional FO biosynthesis protein CofGH, producing the protein MTSSAQVPDQASDQGTDRETHTEPAATAPPTANAMRRALKRARDGVALDAGEAAVLLQARGEDLRDLCASAARVRDAGLEAAGRPGVITYSRGVFIPLTRLCRDKCHYCTFVTVPGKLRRDGHGMFMSPDEVLDIARRGAEMGCKEALFTLGDKPEDRWPEAREWLEAHGYDDTLSYVRAMAIRVLEETGLLPHLNPGVLSWTDFQRLKPVAPSLGMMLETTAERLWSEPGGPHYGSPDKEPAVRLRVLEDAGRSNVPFTTGLLIGIGETYEERAESLFALRRIQRAYHGIQELIMQNFRAKPDTAMRGMPDAELEELAATIAVARHIMGPSTRIQAPPNLVDGEYQLLIDAGIDDWGGVSPLTRDHVNPERPWPQIDELTERCAVAGFELRERLPIYPEFLQRGEPWLDPRLLPHVRALADPETGLAIEDAPVVGRPWQEPDEGFTMSSSGRTDLHHTIDTEGRTADRRDDFDEVYGDWEALREAAAPGMAPERIDSDVREALAQAADDPTRLTDPQALALLHADGPALDALCTIADQLRRDTVGDDVTYIVTRNINFTNVCYTGCRFCAFAQRRTDADAYTLSLSQVADRAQQAWDVGAVEVCMQGGIHPDLPGTAYFDIARAVKERVPGMHVHAFSPMEVVNGATRTGLSIREWLSEAKAAGLDTIPGTAAEILDDEVRWILTKGKLPTATWVEVIKTAHELGIRSSSTMMYGHVDQPRHWLGHLRLLAEIQQETGGFTEFVTLPFIHTNAPVYLAGIARPGPTTRDNRAVTAMARVLLHPHLTNIQTSWVKLGTEGAAEMLRSGANDLGGTLMEETISRMAGSSYGSYRSIQDLIAIADRAGRPSRPRTTTYTPVPEERQAAALASDGHLPELLPVVE; encoded by the coding sequence ATGACTTCCAGCGCGCAGGTACCTGACCAGGCATCCGACCAAGGGACCGACCGCGAGACGCACACCGAGCCCGCCGCCACGGCCCCGCCCACGGCGAACGCCATGCGCCGCGCGCTCAAGCGGGCCCGCGACGGTGTCGCGCTGGACGCCGGCGAGGCCGCGGTGCTGCTCCAGGCGCGCGGCGAGGATCTCAGGGACCTGTGCGCCTCGGCGGCCCGGGTGCGGGACGCCGGACTGGAGGCCGCGGGCCGCCCGGGGGTCATCACGTACTCGCGCGGTGTCTTCATCCCCCTGACGCGGCTGTGCCGGGACAAGTGTCACTACTGCACCTTCGTCACCGTCCCCGGCAAGCTGCGCCGGGACGGCCACGGGATGTTCATGTCGCCCGACGAGGTCCTGGACATCGCCCGCCGCGGCGCCGAAATGGGCTGCAAGGAAGCCCTGTTCACCCTGGGGGACAAGCCGGAGGACCGCTGGCCCGAGGCCCGCGAGTGGCTGGAGGCGCACGGCTACGACGACACGCTCTCGTATGTCCGCGCCATGGCCATCCGCGTTCTGGAGGAGACCGGTCTGCTGCCGCACCTCAACCCCGGGGTGCTGTCCTGGACGGACTTCCAGCGGCTCAAGCCCGTCGCCCCGTCCCTGGGGATGATGCTGGAGACGACCGCCGAGCGGCTGTGGAGCGAGCCCGGCGGCCCCCACTACGGCTCGCCGGACAAGGAACCGGCCGTCCGGTTGCGTGTCCTGGAGGACGCCGGCCGCTCCAACGTCCCCTTCACCACTGGGCTGCTCATCGGCATCGGCGAGACCTACGAGGAGCGCGCGGAGTCGCTGTTCGCGCTGCGCCGCATCCAGCGTGCCTACCACGGCATCCAGGAACTGATCATGCAGAACTTCCGCGCCAAGCCGGACACGGCGATGCGCGGCATGCCGGACGCGGAACTGGAGGAGCTGGCGGCGACGATCGCGGTGGCCCGGCACATCATGGGCCCCTCGACCCGTATCCAGGCGCCGCCCAACCTGGTCGACGGCGAATACCAGCTGCTCATCGACGCCGGGATCGACGACTGGGGCGGCGTCTCCCCGCTGACCCGCGACCATGTCAACCCCGAGCGCCCCTGGCCGCAGATCGACGAGTTGACCGAGCGCTGCGCCGTGGCCGGCTTCGAGCTGCGCGAACGGCTCCCCATTTACCCGGAGTTCCTCCAGCGCGGTGAGCCCTGGCTCGACCCCCGGCTGCTGCCGCATGTCCGCGCCCTCGCCGACCCGGAGACGGGCCTGGCCATCGAGGACGCCCCCGTGGTGGGCCGCCCCTGGCAGGAGCCCGACGAGGGCTTCACGATGAGCTCCTCGGGCCGTACGGACCTGCACCACACCATCGACACCGAAGGCCGCACCGCCGACCGCCGTGACGACTTCGACGAGGTCTACGGCGACTGGGAGGCGCTGCGGGAGGCCGCGGCCCCCGGGATGGCGCCGGAGCGCATCGACTCCGACGTACGCGAGGCCCTGGCCCAGGCCGCCGACGACCCCACCCGGCTCACCGACCCGCAGGCCCTGGCGCTGCTGCATGCCGACGGGCCCGCCCTGGACGCGCTCTGCACCATCGCCGACCAGCTGCGCCGCGACACCGTGGGCGACGATGTCACCTACATCGTCACCAGGAACATCAACTTCACCAACGTCTGCTACACCGGCTGCCGCTTCTGCGCCTTCGCCCAGCGCCGCACGGACGCCGACGCCTACACCCTCTCCCTGTCCCAGGTCGCCGACCGTGCCCAACAGGCGTGGGACGTGGGCGCGGTGGAGGTGTGCATGCAGGGCGGTATCCACCCCGACCTGCCCGGCACCGCGTACTTCGACATCGCGCGGGCCGTCAAGGAGCGCGTGCCCGGGATGCATGTGCACGCCTTCTCGCCCATGGAGGTCGTCAACGGTGCGACGCGCACCGGGCTGTCCATCCGCGAGTGGCTCAGCGAGGCCAAGGCCGCCGGTCTGGACACCATCCCCGGCACCGCCGCCGAGATCCTCGACGACGAGGTCCGCTGGATCCTCACCAAGGGCAAGCTGCCGACCGCCACCTGGGTCGAGGTCATCAAGACCGCCCATGAGCTGGGCATCCGCTCGTCCTCGACGATGATGTACGGCCATGTCGACCAGCCCCGCCACTGGCTCGGCCACCTCCGTCTGCTCGCCGAGATCCAGCAGGAGACCGGCGGCTTCACGGAGTTCGTCACCCTCCCCTTCATCCACACCAACGCCCCCGTCTACCTGGCCGGCATCGCCCGTCCCGGCCCCACCACCCGCGACAACCGCGCGGTGACGGCCATGGCCAGGGTGCTGCTCCACCCGCACCTCACCAACATCCAGACCAGCTGGGTCAAGCTCGGCACGGAAGGCGCCGCCGAAATGCTCCGCTCCGGCGCCAACGACCTGGGCGGCACCCTGATGGAGGAGACCATCTCCCGTATGGCGGGATCGAGTTACGGCTCCTACCGCTCCATCCAGGACCTCATCGCCATCGCCGACCGAGCCGGCCGCCCGTCCCGCCCCCGCACCACGACCTACACCCCGGTCCCCGAGGAGCGCCAGGCCGCCGCCCTCGCCTCGGACGGCCATCTCCCGGAGCTCCTGCCGGTCGTGGAGTAA
- a CDS encoding tetratricopeptide repeat protein, whose protein sequence is MAGNRPSRQELIRLRRRAGFVGRRGEIAAFRDNFARAVEDPAHQFLFHVRGQAGVGKTSLVRQFEETAREQGAPTAYVDEAVHGVPEAMAAISGQLAAQGHPLKVFDKLLATYRERRHEAEAAAVAAEGAPGPADQDDPQGAAPSPGSMIAAQAGLAGLGLLPGVGVLTGGLDPRQVARGADRLRGLLSARLRTHDEVRLVMAPLEVLTPVFVREVSAVADESPSVALFFDTYERTGPLLDIWLRDVLVSDRHGPLAPNVVVTLAGQTALDRRCWADCLDCVTELPLDAFTEDEARQFLATRGIADEHIVDVILRLSGGLPVLVSTLAENRPRAAEAVDDPSDTAVERFLKWETDPVRREAALAAALPRHLDEDIFRTVVDAAAAERFGWLCGLPFVADRAGRWQYHEVVRTAMLRLQRRRSPQTWTARHRRLAEAARRLRMDRAPDANPAESWTDERRRDHRLREIYHSLCADPPSSLDAALSDTLDAAEHAPAALRGIVETVRQAGEDADDPEVRDWGARLTAALTEDGGGLIPILTALLGRPGLDAVRQARIHRVRGREHRQAEDWPQAFADFDRCLELDPRNASALLGRGLTHRYMRSFERAAEDYTRALEITPDSLEAASQLGEAYRLLGRYEQAMTEFDRALALQPRHAFSIGSRAVCLRRLGRHEEALAGLERAIEINADYAWAMAERGATYRDMGQYDLALAEFDRALAVNPTYVWAYARRGITLRVLGRHEEALTALGRAAELHPDDPWIWAERCHTCLDGGRYEQALREADRALALDPGYAWVHLARGQALHALDRPEQALAALDRCLELHRDDARVRSLRGTVSHRLGHHAQALADLDRSIALDPADRSTRAQRSLVLRALGRPEDTPSACSAASE, encoded by the coding sequence GTGGCAGGCAACAGGCCGTCGCGCCAGGAGCTGATCCGGCTCCGGCGCCGGGCGGGGTTCGTCGGGCGGCGCGGCGAGATCGCCGCGTTCCGCGACAACTTCGCCCGCGCGGTGGAGGATCCGGCGCATCAGTTCCTCTTCCATGTGCGCGGACAGGCGGGCGTCGGCAAGACGTCACTGGTCCGGCAGTTCGAGGAGACCGCGCGCGAGCAGGGCGCACCGACCGCGTATGTCGACGAGGCGGTGCACGGCGTCCCCGAGGCGATGGCGGCCATCAGCGGCCAACTCGCCGCGCAGGGCCACCCATTGAAGGTCTTCGACAAGCTGCTGGCCACCTACCGGGAGCGGCGCCACGAGGCCGAGGCGGCGGCGGTCGCCGCGGAGGGAGCGCCCGGCCCGGCGGACCAGGATGATCCTCAGGGGGCCGCCCCCTCACCCGGCAGCATGATCGCCGCGCAGGCCGGGCTGGCCGGCCTGGGGCTGCTGCCAGGCGTCGGCGTCCTCACCGGAGGACTGGACCCCCGCCAGGTGGCGCGCGGCGCGGACCGGCTGCGCGGTCTGCTCAGCGCCCGGCTGCGCACCCATGACGAGGTGCGGCTGGTGATGGCGCCGCTGGAGGTCCTGACACCGGTCTTCGTCCGCGAAGTGAGCGCGGTCGCGGACGAGTCGCCCTCCGTAGCGCTCTTCTTCGACACCTATGAGCGGACGGGGCCGCTGCTCGACATCTGGCTGCGTGACGTCCTGGTCAGCGATCGCCATGGACCGCTGGCGCCCAACGTGGTGGTGACACTGGCCGGCCAGACCGCACTGGACCGCCGGTGCTGGGCCGACTGCCTGGACTGTGTGACGGAGCTGCCACTGGACGCCTTCACGGAGGACGAGGCGCGCCAGTTCCTGGCAACCAGGGGCATCGCCGATGAGCACATCGTCGACGTGATCCTCCGGCTGTCCGGCGGCCTTCCGGTGCTGGTCTCCACCCTCGCCGAGAACCGCCCGCGCGCCGCCGAGGCCGTCGACGACCCCAGCGACACGGCCGTCGAGCGCTTTCTGAAATGGGAGACGGACCCGGTGCGCCGCGAGGCCGCCCTGGCCGCCGCCCTGCCACGCCATCTCGACGAGGACATCTTCCGGACCGTGGTGGACGCGGCCGCCGCCGAACGGTTCGGCTGGCTCTGCGGACTGCCGTTCGTCGCCGACCGGGCCGGGCGGTGGCAGTACCACGAGGTGGTGCGGACGGCGATGCTGCGCCTCCAGCGCCGTAGATCACCGCAGACCTGGACGGCGCGGCACCGCCGTCTCGCCGAGGCCGCCCGGCGCCTCCGTATGGACCGTGCGCCCGATGCGAACCCGGCGGAGTCCTGGACCGACGAGCGCCGGCGGGACCACCGGCTCCGGGAGATCTACCACTCCCTCTGCGCGGATCCGCCGTCGTCCCTCGACGCGGCGCTGTCCGACACCCTGGACGCCGCCGAACACGCCCCGGCCGCCTTGCGCGGCATCGTGGAGACCGTACGCCAGGCCGGTGAGGACGCCGACGACCCGGAGGTCCGCGACTGGGGTGCGCGCCTGACCGCCGCGCTCACCGAGGACGGCGGCGGCCTGATCCCGATCCTCACCGCACTGCTCGGCCGCCCCGGTCTCGATGCAGTGCGGCAGGCCCGTATCCACCGCGTCCGGGGCCGCGAGCACCGCCAGGCCGAGGACTGGCCACAGGCATTCGCCGACTTCGACCGCTGCCTGGAACTCGATCCGCGCAACGCCTCCGCCCTGCTCGGCCGCGGTCTGACACACCGCTATATGCGCTCCTTCGAGCGCGCCGCCGAGGACTACACCCGCGCCCTGGAGATCACCCCGGACTCCCTGGAAGCGGCCTCCCAACTCGGCGAGGCATACCGCCTCCTGGGCCGCTACGAGCAGGCCATGACCGAGTTCGACCGGGCCCTGGCCCTGCAGCCCCGGCACGCCTTCAGCATCGGCAGCCGCGCCGTCTGTCTGCGCCGCCTCGGCCGGCACGAGGAAGCGCTGGCGGGTCTGGAGCGCGCCATCGAGATCAACGCGGACTATGCCTGGGCGATGGCCGAACGGGGCGCCACCTACCGCGACATGGGGCAGTACGACCTTGCTTTGGCCGAGTTCGACCGCGCCCTCGCCGTCAACCCCACCTATGTCTGGGCCTACGCCCGCCGTGGAATCACCCTCCGCGTGCTGGGCCGCCACGAGGAGGCTCTCACCGCCCTGGGACGTGCGGCCGAACTCCACCCGGACGACCCCTGGATATGGGCGGAGCGCTGCCACACCTGCCTCGACGGCGGGCGCTACGAGCAAGCACTCCGCGAGGCCGACCGCGCCCTTGCCCTCGACCCCGGGTACGCCTGGGTTCATCTGGCCCGCGGTCAGGCGCTGCACGCCCTGGACCGTCCCGAGCAGGCACTCGCAGCCCTCGACCGCTGCCTGGAACTCCACAGGGACGACGCCCGGGTACGGTCCCTGCGCGGCACGGTGTCCCACCGTCTGGGCCACCACGCTCAAGCCCTCGCAGACCTGGACCGGTCGATAGCCCTGGACCCCGCGGACCGCTCCACCCGCGCCCAACGCAGCCTGGTGCTACGAGCCCTGGGCCGCCCGGAGGACACCCCGTCCGCATGCTCCGCCGCCTCGGAGTAA